The window ATACTGCATTTCTGTAGGGCAGAattagagaaaatgaaaaatcctcCCTCATCTCCTAAACTTCCTCATAGGACAGCTTCCCCCTCCTTTAAACAAGAGGTGCTGGCAGAATGAGTGAAAGGCACTGTCAGCTGCAGCATTCCCAGTGGAGCACTGCACTGCTTGTGCTGGGGCAGAGcctctggcagcagcatcacgggcacagcagtgcagccaggagggcagggaggggtCTTCCTCTGCAAAAGGCAACTTGTCAGACATACAAGTTATTCTGGTTTTGAAGGCAAAAGCCTGGGTATGAAACACTGTGTGCTGCCCTTAAAAACATCTCAGCACCGAGGCAGGAAATGTTCAGTACACCATCACCCTGATAACGACAACTGCATCAGTTACCAGTCCTGTCACTTCCATTGGTTCTCAGGCTCCCCTTGTTTTGCAGAGAAGCCAGCTGGAACAACTGTCCTGGAGTTCATCAACTGAAGGACAGTTTCACCTCTCCCTCTGATGACTAAGAGGCACATGACTTCTCAGATCTTCGATTCCTGGAGATTTTAAGGTTCTTTTGATACATCTACAGCACTCTTTCCTTACATCGTCGGAATGACTTTGGAGCAACCATCGCTCCTGTGGTTTGGGAATTCAGGAACTAACCAACCACAGAACCCAAACATCATTAATCACAGGAAGGTTTCAGAAGTACTcctttgcaggaagaaaagagggaagaggaGGGCATGTTTGTACTTTGACAAAAAAAGCAAGTCTCAAATTAGGTGCTCTTTGCCTCTGAATGGTTCATGGCTACATACTTCgttctctctgccttccttccttgtttttaattctCCCCCTTAAAAAATTGCAACAGTCTAAAGGTGGCCTGAAATCTACCTATTTGAGCTACCCCTAAAAGGAAGCGCTCTGCAGTAACCAGGGCCAGATACATGTTTTTACACATGTAAACTACACATgtacagcagcagggaagaagaGGCAGCACTAGAAGCATCACACTGCCACTGACTGCCCTCCAGGTTCCCACCAATTCTCAGCAACACGTACCCTCTGCTCTAGCAGTTTCATCTGGTCCCACACAGATCAGCAAATATCAATGTACTGTCAGGGATAGCAAGGTGGAAGTCAACTCCCTAGCTCCAAGAGAAGAGTTTAACTTCCATGTGAACCACATTAGGGATTAGCTGCAAGCTTCCTCAAACTGACCTCTACAAAACCGGCGCCAGCAGCACCTTTCTCCCACCTCTGCAATACATCACTTGCTGAACTCTCAAACTTCCTCAAGTGTCACCGTGGCCTGAGGTCAAaaaacccagcagcacacaTTAAGGAACACTAAACAGACTGCAAACTCAGCAACGTATGGAGGATAACATCCCTACAGTAAATTGCCACGGAACGCTGCACAGCACAACTGGGAGTAATTATTATTAGGAGACAAGTCAGAAAAGCTGATTATTCAAATCTGACACTGCTGCATTCCAGCTATGAAAATGGCCTGTGATCAACCTCAACTTCAGCCAGGGTAGAGAGCTGTGGTGTCAGTCAGCTAAGGCTCAGAAGGCCAGACCTTGGCCCAAGTCAGACAGAGCTGATGAGACAGAAACGTATCTGAGGATCATCCTGTGCAGACATTAGAAGAAGGCACAAGGTATTCTGCCACTGTCAATTAGAACAGCCTTTCATTCTGTGGCAAAAGCTGATTTCATTGATATTTGGTCATGGGATGTATTACACCCACCACAAGAAGATCTCTGAGCAAAAACACAGGCTGGTTGAGAGGCACCAGGAGGTACTACAGAACAAAAGACACCAGGCACTAGATCAAAATGCTTCATTGCTTCACCAGGCAGCCAGCAACAAGCAAAGGGCCAGGCCTGAGCAAGGCTTGACTGCAGACACATCACTAGACACGTTTAGAGTGCTTTGGTTAGACCCACCACTAACATTTCTGCTATCCAGAGGAGCCCATCCATTTCATACAAGCAATACAAAGACTCTTACAGCTCACCACTAACACCTCCCCCTCTTGTGATGTGACTCACTTGCCACTTCACAACAGACAACCACCCAAAGCAGTGGGAGCAATGAAACCACCTGAACTGCTAACCTTGCACAAGGAGTGGTCTTTAAATGACTCCAGATTAGGGGATTGCCAGTCGATGAAACATACAAAAGGATgtccaagaaataaaaaaatctttacctGCACCCTACTTCTTTTTCATCTGATAAACTGGTTTAAAAGGAAGACAGTTGTATGCACTAGTGGGCACATGAACATGAGAAATCAAACACTTCTactatagaaaaataatttcagaactATAGAGCGGGTACAATCCAGTTTCAAATTAAGCTTTCTACATTGCATCAGCTGTTCAAGATTCATTGGTGCTAGCAGCCATGAAGTTAGAACATGCATCTACACCCATCCAGAAAGATGACAGTTTGTACCTGAAGGCGTATGTCTTCTGATGCCAGCTCAGCTGTCCCCGGATGCTGTAGGCAATAGTAGTGACAAACTCCCCACCCAGGccaagctctgagcacagcttcAAGGCAAACTTCTCTGGTGAATTCTCCTTCTCTGACATGTCCCATTCAAACTGGTCTACAAGGGAGATGTTCCCTACATGGATGTTTAGCTGGAGACAAGGGAAGAAACCAGTCATTCATTTCTCAAGGACAAAAATCTAACTTGGACACAGGACTGGAATTAGGAACTCCTAGTTTTGATGGAAGTCCTTGTACTATTCTTcccccataaaaaaaaaaaaaacaccaacaaagagaaatgcaaatggTTCAGCTCCCATTCCAGTGCCCCCCTGTCCTTACCTTAATAATAACACGTTGGTCTGACTGATCCTCTAGGATGCTGTCAGTCGGGTACGATTCAATCTGTTGTCGGATGGCAGAGGCAATAGCAGGGACAAAGGTCAGAGGATTCAAATCCAGGTCATCACAAAGAATCTCTGAGAACATTTCTGGGGTCATCAGCTTTTCTGATACACAATAAGAACAAAAAGACTTATTTCTCAGCCACCAATATCTGCCACTTACAGAATACCCAAGTTAAGATCTTTGCCTGAAGAAGGGAATCACCTTTTGCTGttaaaacagtgctttgttCCGGGGTTGTACACATGTACACACTGACTTGACTTTCTTGTTTCACAAAGAACGCAGCAATGGTCTATTCATTAATTAAATACACATTAACTATTTAGTATTAATCTTGGCTGACATTTCCATTAGGCTGCTGAACTGATAAAGTGGATCAGAACAGGCCTAACTTTTCAGATTACAGCATCCAGGAATTACTGCAACCCGTGGAAGTGTCAGGGATCTGCTAAGAGCCATGAGAGCCGAACGACACATCAAAGTACAAGAGCTTTAGAGCTCCTCCTTTATGGGGCAAAGACCTGCTTGTTCTCTCTTCATATTTGGTGATGAATGCATCTGTATCTCTCTAACCCCAGGAAACTCTCCTCCTACATACCATTCATGTTCCATGTAAATGCATCTCTGAGTTTCTGCCCATCAATTTCCATGTCAAGCCTGATTGGAACCAGAACCTCTGGCTGGGATGCGTTCTCATGGATGACTGCTGGGTCATGGTCATCAAAGCTACAACAAAGAGCAACAATACAGCACATGGAATAGAAAACCATACATCTGGCTCCCATAGAAGGAAGGTGCTTTTTACTGTTACCAATCCCTATACTTCAACTCCCCAGTTATTAGACATACTCTTCAACTCAAAGTTACAGGGCTATGGCAACCGCTTCTCTATTAGAGCAGCCCCCTGCAGTGAGTCATGTTGTAACTGTTTCCAGTTTTCTGAAGAAGGAAGCTGCCTTACCACAGAGGGAAGGTCCTCTTCTTGTCCCTGCCCATGCGATTTCTGTTAATTGTTGTTGAGCACGGCACTGCATCCAGGTGATGAGAGCTGTTGGGCAGTGTTGGCACCCACTGGTTGTTCCTCTTCGCCTTCTGTTCTCTGGAGAACGAGACTGTGTTAACCTGCAGGCCCTGAACCCCACTGCCACTATTATTAAGAATAGTACCATAAATTACGAGCTCCTCCCTAATGACAGCTGGACTGAGAACTCCTATTCCACACTCCCTCCTTCGAAGTCCATTCTCCAGCTCACAGCTATCCATCGTACATGGATCCAGGTGTACCACTATAAATATGAGGTTCATATTTGAATTTCCTGTCTGTATTTACAGAGGGACTGTTGAGAAATGCGACATCTCCAGCAAAAAGTACGTGCAGAGAGTGTTCTCCAAAACATCTGTTACAGCTGGAATGAAGTAATTGCAAAATGAGCTGTATCATCAAACactaatgtttttcttcctgtaataCGTGGGCAGCAACCCAATCCTTACAATTTGGAGATCTTCATTTGCCCAACATTGCAAATATCTGCTAACACAGACTTGCAAGCACCCCCTGCAAGCTGCCCTTTTAGGGGTTTATACGATTTCTATTGGGACAGGACAGTGCTTCCAGTCCACGCTGACACGTTCCAGCAACTTCATGGTCCTCACCAACACTGGTTACCTGAGGTAGGTGGGAGGTTCTGTGCTGATAGACACTGCCTTGTATTTCTCATCATTTCCATCCAAGATCTCTTCCACTTCAGAGGCCTTTAACAGTGTCACACTGGTGGCTAATGTTGTATATCCATGATCTGTTACCAGGAAAGATGCCAATAATTAACATGAAAGAGCATTATGCAGCATATGACATAAACAAGATGAATAGTGAACAGCCCTCTCTGTCAGTGCAGGTGGGactagaaagaaaacacatcattttaaatgtttacaaGTCCTCCTAAATAGTAAATAAGCTTATAAGTAATGTGCTT of the Lagopus muta isolate bLagMut1 chromosome 17, bLagMut1 primary, whole genome shotgun sequence genome contains:
- the SMARCB1 gene encoding SWI/SNF-related matrix-associated actin-dependent regulator of chromatin subfamily B member 1: MMMMALSKTFGQKPVKFQLEEDGEFYMIGSEVGNYLRMFRGSLYKRYPSLWRRLATVEERKKIVASSHENQRSHSPRRYHGYTTLATSVTLLKASEVEEILDGNDEKYKAVSISTEPPTYLREQKAKRNNQWVPTLPNSSHHLDAVPCSTTINRNRMGRDKKRTFPLCFDDHDPAVIHENASQPEVLVPIRLDMEIDGQKLRDAFTWNMNEKLMTPEMFSEILCDDLDLNPLTFVPAIASAIRQQIESYPTDSILEDQSDQRVIIKLNIHVGNISLVDQFEWDMSEKENSPEKFALKLCSELGLGGEFVTTIAYSIRGQLSWHQKTYAFSENPLPTVEIAIRNTGDADQWCPLLETLTDAEMEKKIRDQDRNTRRMRRLANTAPAW